A genomic region of Raphanus sativus cultivar WK10039 chromosome 6, ASM80110v3, whole genome shotgun sequence contains the following coding sequences:
- the LOC130496587 gene encoding uncharacterized protein LOC130496587: MIFKLHAVYGEWLLRDFRWDFVVDDLKGARLFLLNEDSTHAELVAMAQEDYNLDMRSVTVEISYSLPAEMMMTPGSPPIHVTSDRQVRNLLEILKTHRVCLCVSSRSKVETVSEKREEAGEWEEDVGDNDEAGEWEEDVGDNDEADECFEDVGDNESVEDENQDGEEENGEEENGEEDADNTIVGETDQNGGDYSLYGKVLDEDEEDDDNICFEEIEKTYAKTNAIEGGKSDCTSIYVNQSFVSKDALLSELRLTAVRGRFSFRIYKSTKTLLVAICRVSGCGWKIRASVKHGTNTFWVTKYVEKHLCSIGDRIAQRRHCTPKYVGSLFIDRVGIIDGITPQHITDAMKNMFGMTLDYTTSYRALLYAQKLVRGSAEEGYSRLPSYLEQISIANPDSITAIELDSEKRFKYLFLSFGASIKGFKYQRRVIVVDGTHLSGKYGGVMLVAAAQDRNFQIFPLAFGIVDAEDEPSWEWFFTKWLVVYLMTSLW, from the coding sequence atgatttttaagttacatgcagtgtatggagaatggttgttgagagatttccgttgggattttgtggttgatgatctcaaaggagcaagattgtttttattgaatgaagattcaacacatgctgaacttgttgcaatggctcaagaagattataacctggacatgagatcagtgactgtggagattagctactcattaccagcagaaatgatgatgactccaggcagtcctcccattcatgttacaagtgatagacaagttcgaaacttgctcgagatactcaaaacgcatagagtatgtctttgtgtatcaagccgcagcaaggtggaaacggtttcagagaaaagagaagaagctggtgaatgggaagaagatgttggtgataatgatgaagctggtgaatgggaagaagatgttggtgataatgatgaggctgatgaatgttttgaagatgttggtgataatgagtctgttgaagatgaaaatcaagatggggaggaggaaaatggggaggaggaaaatggggaggaggatgctgataacactattgttggtgaaacggatcagaatggtggggattacagtctttatggaaaggttctagatgaggacgaggaagatgatgataatatttgttttgaagaaattgaaaagacatatgctaagacaaatgctattgaaggaggaaaatcggattgtaccagcatctatgtcaaccagagttttgttagcaaggatgcactgctttcagagctgcggttgacagcagtgaggggtaggttttctttcagaatatacaaatcaacaaaaactctccttgtggcaatatgtcgggttagcggttgtggatggaagatcagagcgagtgtgaaacatgggacaaacacgttttgggtaacaaaatatgtggaaaaacatttatgctcaattggagaccgaatcgctcagcggagacactgtactccaaagtatgttggtagtcttttcattgatcgtgttgggatcattgatgggataactccacagcatatcactgatgcaatgaagaacatgtttggcatgacgcttgattacaccacttcatacagagcactgttatatgcacagaaattggtgagaggatcagcagaagaagggtattcgcgtctgccttcatatctcgagcaaatctccattgcaaatcctgattctatcacggctatagaacttgattctgagaaaagatttaagtatctatttctctcttttggagcttctatcaaaggttttaagtatcagagaagggtcattgtggtggatggaactcacctaagtggaaagtatggaggtgttatgttagttgcagccgcacaagatcgcaattttcagatattcccattggcttttgggatcgtggatgctgaagatgaaccttcttgggaatggtttttcacaaaatggctagttgtatatctcatgacaagcctctggtga
- the LOC108806797 gene encoding photosystem II reaction center W protein, chloroplastic yields the protein MASFTASASTVSVARPALLLKPTVAVSAPVLGLPPMSKRKGGVKCSMETKQGNVSAVGAGVSAAATAALTAVMSSPAMALVDDRMSTEGTGLPFGLSNNLLGWILLGVFGLIWTFYFTYTSSLDEDEESGLSL from the exons aTGGCTAGCTTCACTGCCTCCGCTTCCACCGTCTCCGTCGCTCGTCCTGCTCTCCTTCTCAAGCCCACCGTCGCCGTCTCTGCTCCTGTTCTTG GTTTGCCTCCAATGAGTAAGAGGAAGGGAGGAGTGAAGTGCTCGATGGAGACCAAGCAAGGAAACGTGTCAGCCGTGGGAGCTGGAGTTTCTGCGGCGGCTACAGCAGCTTTGACGGCTGTGATGAGCAGCCCGGCTATGGCTTTGGTGGATGACAGGATGTCAACGGAGGGAACCGGCTTGCCCTTTGGTCTGAGCAACAACCTCTTGGGTTGGATTCTTTTAGGAGTGTTTGGTTTGATCTGGACTTTCTACTTCACCTACACTTCATCTCTTGACGAGGATGAAGAATCTGGTCTTTCACTCTGA